A window of Natrinema versiforme contains these coding sequences:
- a CDS encoding right-handed parallel beta-helix repeat-containing protein produces the protein MQRSNRDVSRRSRSTEGEDGRPSLDGSDSRTRSRRRFLGGTVAACAAGIGLTATAGAASEPYGHYYDDYATVVDVTDAGADDTGTESITPVLEDLRDDDTLLVFPEGEYFMDEQFRFTGFENFGVVGENATLIPATYHEFDGPQYRLFRLGVSYNPGDRLRFEGFDVDQTAPDTGIRVIEAYAADRLEVRDVTVRGQHDSGTWGPGLFNVTDPDGRGIVERFRAPDGGAWVSETPNAGNRWRGPIGIEANETEGTLEFRRCWLGGFPNNGLYAAGGNGTIVVHGGLYRNSNGANVRVGGQGSEIRWPTVEVDSTRSADESQRGIRIENGRDLEIYGAAVEISSPKPTSHAISVMNTCNSARIDNTRIEIRGSEVNHGIVLSPDCGEATIVDTEITHETAGGYPLWIRDNDEGEQVLAETLTISGRAGDASGFRDGIRCERDSCRFSNIDVTQHGRDGADRNAVVNTGEDLTIYRSDLRASQYPFVDLGTEALVRDSTLESSAGREAVCLYSSSTNPTFKKNRLVGGIRDLGASGVTTWENTLE, from the coding sequence ATGCAGCGCTCGAATCGTGACGTTTCTCGTCGTTCTCGGTCGACCGAGGGGGAGGACGGTCGACCATCTCTCGACGGATCGGATTCGCGGACGCGGTCTCGCCGGCGGTTTCTGGGAGGTACCGTTGCGGCGTGTGCCGCCGGAATCGGACTGACGGCGACCGCCGGTGCGGCCTCGGAGCCGTACGGCCACTACTACGACGACTACGCGACCGTCGTGGACGTGACCGACGCGGGCGCGGACGATACCGGGACCGAATCGATCACGCCCGTTCTCGAGGACCTCCGAGACGACGATACCCTGCTCGTCTTTCCCGAGGGGGAGTACTTCATGGACGAGCAGTTCAGATTCACCGGCTTCGAGAACTTCGGCGTCGTCGGCGAGAACGCGACGCTGATCCCGGCGACCTACCACGAGTTCGACGGGCCGCAGTATCGACTGTTCCGTCTCGGCGTCTCGTACAATCCCGGGGATCGCCTCCGATTCGAGGGGTTCGATGTCGATCAGACCGCCCCCGACACGGGGATTCGGGTCATCGAAGCCTACGCCGCCGACCGCCTCGAGGTCCGCGACGTGACGGTCCGCGGCCAGCACGACAGCGGCACGTGGGGGCCGGGCCTGTTCAACGTCACCGACCCCGACGGCCGGGGGATCGTCGAACGGTTCCGAGCGCCCGACGGGGGCGCGTGGGTCAGTGAGACGCCGAACGCGGGCAACCGCTGGCGCGGCCCGATCGGGATCGAGGCGAACGAAACCGAGGGAACGCTCGAGTTCAGACGCTGCTGGCTCGGCGGGTTCCCGAACAACGGTCTCTACGCGGCGGGCGGGAACGGGACGATCGTCGTCCACGGCGGGCTCTACCGGAACAGCAACGGCGCGAACGTACGTGTCGGTGGTCAAGGCAGCGAAATTCGGTGGCCGACCGTCGAAGTCGACTCGACGCGGTCGGCGGACGAGTCCCAGCGCGGCATCCGGATCGAAAACGGCCGCGACCTCGAGATCTACGGGGCCGCCGTCGAGATCTCCTCGCCGAAGCCGACCAGCCACGCGATTTCGGTGATGAACACCTGCAACAGCGCGCGAATCGACAACACGCGGATCGAAATCCGCGGCTCGGAGGTGAACCACGGGATCGTCCTCTCGCCCGACTGCGGGGAGGCGACGATCGTGGACACGGAGATCACCCACGAGACCGCCGGCGGCTATCCGCTCTGGATTCGGGACAACGACGAGGGCGAGCAGGTGCTCGCGGAGACCCTGACGATCTCGGGGCGAGCGGGCGACGCCAGCGGGTTCCGCGACGGAATCCGCTGCGAACGGGATAGCTGTCGGTTCAGTAACATCGATGTTACGCAGCACGGACGCGACGGAGCCGACCGAAACGCCGTCGTCAACACGGGCGAGGATCTGACGATCTACCGGAGCGACCTGCGCGCCAGTCAGTACCCGTTCGTCGACCTCGGGACCGAGGCGCTCGTTCGCGACTCGACGCTCGAGTCCTCGGCTGGCCGCGAGGCCGTCTGTCTCTACTCGTCGTCGACGAATCCAACCTTCAAGAAGAACCGGCTGGTCGGCGGCATCCGCGACCTCGGTGCGAGCGGCGTGACGACCTGGGAGAACACGCTCGAGTAG
- a CDS encoding permease, which translates to MIPPTITDAAIDSGEYFVHLAVVLVPLFVGASFLVGLAQEYLPPERVERTLRGHDDGAGNIAAAGLGSVTPFCSCSTVPILAGLLQAGAPLGLAFSFLLASPLVNWIAVVLLVGLFGVEVTVWYIVMTFSAAVVGGVVIGQLGLADQVKEVRLADADETVAADGGSVECCAGRTANAEPTHAEHFKTASREAWSFFVDTLPYLIVGMAIGALIHGAVPADLLQTVLGSGNPLAVPLAALAGAPVYVSLSGMLPIAASLSEHGIAVGTVLAFVIGGAGVSIPNLILLNKLFKRRLLLVYAGTVITIGIAVGLTFNLVIA; encoded by the coding sequence ATGATTCCACCGACTATCACCGACGCGGCCATCGACTCGGGGGAGTACTTCGTCCACCTCGCGGTGGTCCTCGTACCCCTGTTCGTCGGAGCATCGTTCCTCGTCGGTCTGGCCCAGGAGTACCTGCCGCCGGAACGAGTCGAACGAACGCTGCGCGGCCACGACGACGGCGCCGGAAATATCGCTGCGGCCGGACTGGGATCAGTGACGCCGTTCTGTTCGTGTTCGACCGTCCCTATCCTGGCCGGACTGCTGCAGGCGGGTGCGCCGCTCGGACTCGCCTTTTCGTTCCTGCTCGCGTCGCCGCTCGTCAACTGGATCGCCGTGGTACTGCTCGTCGGCCTGTTCGGCGTCGAAGTGACCGTCTGGTACATCGTCATGACGTTCAGTGCGGCCGTCGTCGGCGGAGTCGTCATCGGACAGCTGGGGTTGGCCGATCAGGTGAAGGAGGTCCGTCTCGCGGATGCCGACGAGACCGTCGCGGCGGACGGTGGCTCCGTCGAGTGCTGTGCCGGACGGACGGCGAACGCCGAACCCACCCACGCGGAACACTTCAAGACCGCTTCACGTGAAGCGTGGTCGTTCTTCGTCGACACGCTCCCCTACCTCATCGTCGGGATGGCGATCGGAGCACTGATTCACGGGGCCGTCCCCGCGGACCTGCTTCAGACCGTACTCGGGTCCGGGAATCCACTGGCCGTTCCGCTGGCCGCACTCGCCGGCGCGCCCGTCTACGTCAGCCTCAGCGGAATGTTACCCATCGCGGCCTCCTTAAGCGAACACGGGATCGCTGTCGGCACCGTTCTCGCGTTCGTCATCGGCGGCGCCGGCGTGAGTATTCCGAACCTGATACTCCTGAATAAACTGTTCAAACGACGACTGTTGCTCGTCTATGCCGGCACCGTCATCACCATCGGTATCGCCGTCGGATTGACGTTCAACCTCGTTATCGCCTGA
- a CDS encoding helix-turn-helix domain-containing protein, with protein MGFTAAIRLVHDDLPLVPTIERCPGVTLRLEYGTTIDGRRLQFVSVFGDGDGDETGAELEDALAADPTVSDPTRVAAFENRDVYRVVVETELEIVPDHCVEYGMFVFSVTSDAGGWVARIHLPDRDALSAFRERSRERGISFRVTQLYDSAVSDEQAYFLTERQYEILTMAYYADYFAVPRKTTQDDLADRLEVSDSAVSQRLRRAISELIAATLENDRTPVERG; from the coding sequence ATGGGATTTACCGCAGCAATCCGCCTCGTCCACGACGACCTGCCACTGGTACCGACGATCGAACGGTGTCCCGGCGTGACGCTCAGACTCGAGTACGGGACGACGATCGACGGGCGACGCCTGCAGTTCGTCTCGGTCTTCGGCGACGGAGACGGAGACGAGACGGGGGCGGAACTCGAGGACGCGTTGGCCGCCGACCCGACCGTCTCGGACCCGACCCGCGTCGCCGCCTTCGAGAACCGGGATGTCTATCGCGTCGTCGTCGAGACCGAACTGGAGATCGTTCCCGACCACTGTGTGGAGTACGGGATGTTCGTCTTCTCGGTGACGAGCGACGCCGGCGGCTGGGTCGCTCGGATCCACCTCCCCGACCGGGACGCGCTGTCCGCGTTCCGGGAACGTTCCCGCGAGCGCGGGATTTCGTTTCGCGTCACCCAGTTGTACGACTCCGCGGTCTCGGACGAGCAGGCCTACTTCCTGACCGAGCGACAGTACGAAATCCTCACGATGGCGTACTACGCCGACTACTTCGCGGTGCCCCGCAAGACTACCCAAGACGACCTCGCCGACCGCCTCGAGGTCTCGGATTCGGCGGTTTCCCAGCGACTGCGGCGGGCCATCTCCGAACTGATCGCGGCCACGCTCGAGAACGATCGCACGCCCGTCGAGCGCGGATGA
- a CDS encoding glycosyltransferase family 2 protein, producing MTRVSVIIPTYNRAATLPRAIDSALEQTIDDLEVVVVDDGSTDDTDSVLAAYDDPRVRPVVHATNRGANVARNTGLEHARGEYVAFLDSDDEWHPEKLERQFAALEGRSDDWVGVYCDSTYDLSGTGGRLRSVAASVLARSDDEPTREGNEELVGEILADNVQPGAGSTLLVRTDVASAAGGFDEDLDRFQDPEFCLRVLEHGKLAYVDEALVRREETGYPSADVIANASEQYLSTYEDEVERFEDEGYEIRSSHALVLAKRYVAEGRFLRGAWYLRTAAVSPRTYPGICWVAGSGVRRRPLPIAATLVALLVAVTLGRRTLSR from the coding sequence ATGACTCGCGTCAGCGTCATCATCCCGACGTACAACAGAGCGGCGACGCTTCCGCGCGCGATCGACAGCGCGCTCGAGCAGACGATCGACGACCTCGAGGTGGTCGTCGTCGACGACGGCTCGACCGACGACACCGACTCGGTGCTGGCCGCGTACGACGATCCCCGCGTTCGGCCGGTCGTCCACGCGACCAACCGGGGTGCGAACGTCGCCCGGAACACGGGCCTCGAGCACGCGCGCGGGGAGTACGTCGCCTTCCTCGACTCGGACGACGAGTGGCACCCCGAGAAACTCGAGCGCCAGTTCGCGGCCCTGGAGGGGCGCTCGGACGACTGGGTCGGCGTCTACTGCGATTCGACGTACGACCTCTCCGGCACGGGCGGCCGGCTTCGGTCGGTCGCCGCGTCCGTGCTCGCCCGTTCGGACGACGAGCCGACGCGGGAGGGCAACGAGGAACTGGTCGGCGAGATCCTCGCCGACAACGTCCAGCCGGGGGCCGGGTCGACGCTGCTCGTCCGCACCGACGTCGCCAGCGCGGCCGGCGGCTTCGACGAGGACCTCGACCGGTTCCAGGACCCGGAGTTCTGCCTGCGCGTGCTCGAGCACGGGAAACTCGCCTACGTCGACGAGGCACTCGTGCGCCGCGAGGAGACCGGTTACCCGTCGGCGGACGTCATCGCGAACGCGAGCGAGCAGTACCTCTCGACGTACGAAGACGAGGTCGAGCGCTTCGAGGACGAGGGGTACGAGATCCGCTCGAGTCACGCGCTCGTTCTCGCGAAGCGGTACGTCGCGGAGGGACGGTTCCTGCGGGGTGCGTGGTATCTCAGGACCGCCGCGGTGTCGCCGCGGACGTATCCCGGCATCTGTTGGGTCGCCGGTTCCGGCGTTCGGCGGCGGCCGCTGCCGATCGCCGCGACGCTCGTCGCCCTCCTGGTCGCGGTTACGCTCGGTCGGCGGACGCTCTCTCGGTGA
- a CDS encoding methyltransferase domain-containing protein: MGEIEHLPAGDGTVDVIISNCVLNLSPDKHRVFNEAYRVLRSGGRLAISDVVLSAPLPADLRADLDSVAECIGGAAPVGELESLLTEAGFRDVRIEPEDETQEFLREWGGDRDLDEYIVSASITGRKPAE; the protein is encoded by the coding sequence TTGGGGGAAATAGAACACCTTCCCGCGGGAGACGGTACCGTCGATGTCATCATATCTAATTGCGTCCTCAACCTCTCACCCGACAAACACCGAGTCTTCAACGAGGCCTATCGAGTGCTTCGTTCCGGAGGACGACTCGCGATTTCTGATGTCGTCTTGAGCGCGCCGCTTCCCGCCGACCTGCGTGCGGACCTCGACTCCGTCGCCGAGTGTATCGGCGGAGCAGCACCGGTCGGGGAACTGGAGTCGCTGCTCACCGAAGCGGGATTCAGGGACGTTCGAATCGAACCCGAAGACGAGACACAAGAGTTCCTTCGCGAGTGGGGCGGCGACCGCGATCTGGACGAGTACATCGTATCCGCGTCGATCACCGGACGCAAACCGGCGGAGTAA
- a CDS encoding methyltransferase domain-containing protein: protein MSENTASEDESTFTANEQRETVRDRYTEVASDEESCGSNTATECCSETENRSGTEENEASLTGCCTNDKPSEEWAAEVGYDADEIAAAPTEANLGLGYGNPTAIANLDPGQTVLDLGSGGGFDCFLAATEVGEDGAVIGVDMTPAMIETTRENLAESDTENGEFRLGGNRTPSRGRRYRRCHHI from the coding sequence ATGTCCGAAAACACCGCATCAGAAGACGAGTCGACATTCACCGCTAACGAACAACGCGAGACGGTCCGTGACCGATACACCGAAGTGGCGAGCGACGAGGAGAGTTGCGGGTCGAATACGGCGACCGAGTGCTGTAGCGAGACGGAGAACCGGTCGGGCACCGAGGAGAACGAAGCGTCACTGACCGGTTGTTGTACGAACGACAAACCTTCGGAAGAGTGGGCAGCAGAGGTGGGATATGACGCCGATGAGATAGCGGCGGCACCAACGGAAGCAAATCTCGGCCTCGGATACGGGAATCCGACCGCGATTGCGAATCTGGACCCGGGACAGACCGTCCTAGATCTCGGTTCTGGCGGTGGGTTCGATTGCTTCCTCGCCGCGACCGAAGTCGGCGAGGACGGCGCCGTAATCGGCGTCGACATGACGCCGGCGATGATCGAAACGACTCGAGAGAATCTCGCGGAAAGCGATACCGAGAACGGAGAGTTTCGGCTTGGGGGAAATAGAACACCTTCCCGCGGGAGACGGTACCGTCGATGTCATCATATCTAA
- a CDS encoding metalloregulator ArsR/SmtB family transcription factor, translating to MSNSNSPPEGAYDALDRLYDDPEERIADLQEIRPSERDQTDRETVFKALGNEKRLRILEALRESECCGCELQVVLDAPQSTVATHLRTLREAGLVKSRKKGKWNYYRIADTAVFELLDLADAVQINE from the coding sequence ATGTCCAATTCGAATTCACCACCTGAGGGCGCCTACGACGCGCTCGACCGACTGTACGACGATCCGGAGGAACGAATCGCCGACCTGCAGGAGATCCGACCGTCCGAACGGGACCAGACTGATCGTGAAACCGTCTTCAAGGCGCTCGGAAACGAGAAGCGACTCCGGATACTCGAGGCACTGCGCGAGTCCGAATGCTGTGGTTGTGAGTTACAGGTCGTCCTTGACGCGCCGCAGTCGACGGTCGCGACGCACCTCCGTACGCTGCGAGAAGCGGGCCTAGTGAAGTCCCGGAAGAAGGGAAAGTGGAACTACTACCGGATCGCCGACACCGCGGTGTTCGAACTGCTCGACCTCGCGGACGCTGTTCAGATTAACGAGTAA
- a CDS encoding polysaccharide biosynthesis C-terminal domain-containing protein, with protein sequence MNRSIASGVVSVVSAKVVVLVVTALSTPLLYRLLGASAFGEYSFLLSVFAIYMIFVSSGVTDGVRKFLAEDRAAANWSEHVVGFYFRLAILLAGLGAVLLVLSTGLGIVDLAFGSGLKLYFYVLAALVVTAQFRDYTRKTLMGFGLERYSEPLKILDKIAFVAVAVPLVSLGAGVIGALAGHLVASTLVAVIGLVLVHRRVSLSCLFSRPTERFPRKQMLTFNSMSIALVFLLMSLYHIDIVMLQRFRESAAVGNYKAALTLAEFLWFIPMALQTVFVHSTSELWSQNRLREISDLASRTMRYTFLLTAVMAVGLAALADVAVPIYFGEEAVPAITPLLLLLPGALGFALARPILAISQGKGTLRYPVAATGAAAAINLVLNLALIPRFGMGGAAVATSIGYGSMFVFHCWSARLVGFDPLADARLGRAALTTVLAAVPIFTLSAAIAKPWLALVVVPPVGFGIFVGFALLVGALDPAEPFEVLSMAPDPIGSRAAAIQVSLEDDNDGETRSWFQSLLFVAGLSLLVSGLALGVVGTDIRFF encoded by the coding sequence GTGAACAGGAGTATCGCGAGCGGCGTCGTGTCGGTCGTCAGCGCGAAAGTCGTCGTGCTCGTCGTCACTGCGCTCTCGACGCCGCTGCTGTACCGGCTTCTCGGCGCGTCGGCGTTCGGCGAATACTCGTTCCTGCTCTCGGTCTTCGCCATCTACATGATCTTCGTCAGTTCCGGCGTCACCGACGGCGTTCGCAAGTTCCTTGCCGAGGACCGCGCCGCGGCGAACTGGAGCGAACACGTCGTCGGCTTCTACTTCCGGCTGGCGATCCTGCTGGCCGGTCTCGGTGCGGTGCTACTGGTCCTTTCGACCGGGCTCGGAATCGTCGACCTCGCGTTCGGATCGGGGCTGAAGCTCTACTTCTACGTCCTCGCCGCGCTCGTGGTGACGGCGCAGTTCCGCGACTACACGCGGAAGACGCTCATGGGCTTCGGCCTCGAGCGGTACTCGGAGCCGCTCAAGATCCTCGATAAGATCGCCTTCGTCGCGGTCGCCGTGCCGTTGGTTTCCCTCGGTGCCGGCGTGATCGGCGCGCTCGCGGGCCATCTGGTCGCGAGCACGCTCGTCGCCGTCATCGGATTGGTCCTCGTGCACCGACGGGTGTCGCTGTCGTGTCTCTTCAGCCGACCGACCGAACGGTTCCCGCGGAAGCAGATGCTCACCTTCAACTCGATGAGCATCGCGCTGGTCTTCCTGCTGATGTCGCTCTATCACATCGACATCGTGATGCTCCAGCGGTTCCGGGAGAGCGCGGCGGTGGGCAACTACAAGGCGGCGCTGACCCTTGCGGAGTTCCTCTGGTTCATCCCGATGGCGCTCCAGACGGTGTTCGTCCACTCGACGTCGGAGCTGTGGTCGCAGAACCGGCTGCGGGAGATATCCGACCTCGCGTCCCGGACGATGCGGTACACGTTCCTGCTGACGGCCGTCATGGCGGTCGGCCTCGCGGCGCTGGCCGACGTGGCCGTCCCGATTTACTTCGGCGAAGAGGCCGTGCCGGCGATCACGCCGCTGTTGCTGTTGCTTCCCGGTGCGCTCGGCTTCGCGCTCGCGCGGCCGATCCTCGCGATTTCGCAGGGGAAAGGAACGCTCCGGTATCCGGTCGCGGCGACCGGCGCTGCGGCCGCGATCAACCTCGTCCTCAACCTCGCGCTCATCCCGCGGTTCGGGATGGGAGGTGCGGCCGTCGCGACCAGCATCGGGTACGGGTCGATGTTCGTCTTCCACTGCTGGAGCGCTCGACTCGTCGGCTTCGATCCGCTCGCGGACGCGCGACTCGGCCGCGCGGCGCTGACGACCGTCCTCGCGGCCGTTCCGATTTTCACTCTCTCGGCGGCGATCGCGAAACCGTGGCTCGCGCTCGTCGTCGTCCCGCCCGTCGGGTTCGGGATCTTCGTCGGATTCGCGCTGCTCGTCGGCGCGCTGGACCCGGCCGAGCCGTTCGAGGTGCTGTCGATGGCCCCCGATCCGATCGGCTCGCGGGCGGCCGCGATACAGGTCTCGCTCGAGGACGACAATGACGGCGAGACGCGGAGCTGGTTCCAGAGCCTGCTGTTCGTCGCCGGGCTGTCGCTGCTCGTCTCCGGGCTCGCGCTGGGAGTGGTTGGCACGGACATCCGGTTCTTCTAG
- a CDS encoding PKD domain-containing protein produces the protein MRRDTLSRRSVLTLTSGFALASAGVASVVGNSAQNDEGTVSRESIVIREGTEEETTAYVTTADAEGPTAVVVGGMHGNEVAGYTAAGRIAEWTIDAGTLVAIPEANAAAIDRGTRNDAEGNNLNRQFPESETPDTELARAIWDVVSEYDPDVIVDLHESTGIYAGDPMDGVGQAIFHSAGEAATDAAADAADYVTQTAVDDPEFAFEIGPFSEPETDPSGLLAHKTARDLNADGFLAETLSTDVELETRVQWHTAIVERLLEGELLLDESDTGSASDDPTGEEPSESEPDEEPADDESGDDTDDSDGEEAASNESPVARIDLLPTWRSESALEPGETVTLDASNSDDPDGELVRYEWCIGDHGSFDETGETVEVTVSADGDHPVALRVVDDDGSTDIDRLTLSTNC, from the coding sequence ATGAGACGCGATACACTCTCACGGCGATCGGTATTGACTCTCACTAGCGGTTTCGCACTCGCGAGCGCCGGCGTCGCAAGCGTCGTCGGCAATTCGGCACAGAACGACGAGGGAACCGTTTCTCGAGAGTCCATCGTCATTCGCGAGGGGACCGAGGAGGAGACGACGGCGTACGTGACGACCGCGGACGCCGAGGGGCCGACGGCGGTCGTCGTCGGCGGGATGCACGGAAACGAGGTCGCGGGCTACACGGCCGCGGGCCGGATCGCGGAGTGGACGATCGACGCGGGCACGCTCGTCGCGATCCCCGAGGCCAACGCCGCCGCGATCGATCGCGGGACCAGAAACGACGCCGAGGGGAACAACCTCAACCGGCAGTTCCCCGAGTCGGAGACGCCGGACACGGAACTCGCACGCGCCATCTGGGACGTCGTCAGCGAGTACGACCCCGACGTGATCGTCGATCTGCACGAGTCGACGGGCATCTACGCGGGCGATCCGATGGACGGCGTCGGACAGGCGATCTTCCACTCCGCGGGCGAGGCGGCCACCGATGCCGCCGCCGATGCCGCCGACTACGTCACGCAGACCGCCGTGGACGACCCCGAGTTCGCCTTCGAGATCGGCCCGTTCTCCGAACCCGAAACCGACCCGTCCGGCCTGCTCGCGCACAAGACCGCTCGAGACCTGAACGCCGACGGGTTCCTCGCGGAGACGCTATCGACCGATGTCGAACTCGAGACCCGCGTCCAGTGGCACACGGCGATCGTCGAGCGACTGCTCGAGGGGGAACTCCTGCTCGACGAGTCCGACACCGGGAGCGCTTCCGACGACCCGACCGGCGAGGAGCCGTCGGAATCCGAACCCGACGAGGAACCGGCGGACGACGAGTCGGGCGACGATACTGACGACTCGGACGGTGAGGAAGCGGCGTCGAACGAGTCCCCGGTCGCTCGGATCGACCTTCTCCCGACGTGGCGCTCCGAATCGGCCCTCGAGCCGGGGGAGACGGTCACGCTCGACGCCTCGAACTCGGATGATCCGGACGGCGAACTCGTCCGCTACGAGTGGTGTATCGGCGACCACGGCTCGTTCGACGAGACCGGCGAGACGGTCGAGGTGACGGTCAGCGCCGACGGCGACCACCCGGTCGCGCTGCGCGTCGTCGACGACGACGGCTCGACCGACATCGATCGGCTCACGCTCTCGACGAACTGCTGA
- a CDS encoding glycosyltransferase family 2 protein: protein MYRGASVGVVLPAYNEEGFVGDVIREMPAYIDRIYAIDDRSTDGTLDEILEAARDDADDLERRDSDGEPVEQLVTDGGASALSSRATVRDAIGRVVPIEHRENRGAGGAIKTGYLAALADGVDATVTVDADGQMDLSQLPRLLDPIVEGEADYAKGNRLLSREYRAAMPRFRFIGNAILTFLTKIASGYWKTMDPQNGYTAISHDALAAIDVENLYEYYGYCNDLLVKLNVREMRVADVAMPAVYGEEDSSITYSQYIPNVSSMLLHDFLWRLKTKYLVLDFHPLAFFYLAGAGLAATGVLAAGVTLFATLSTVGPTVQGSTILLLLVAGVAFLLFAMVFDMGESEHLERQVQ from the coding sequence ATGTACCGGGGCGCGAGCGTCGGCGTCGTGCTCCCCGCCTACAACGAGGAGGGGTTCGTCGGCGACGTGATCCGCGAGATGCCCGCCTATATCGACCGGATCTACGCGATCGACGATCGATCGACCGACGGGACCCTCGACGAGATCCTCGAGGCCGCACGGGACGACGCGGACGACCTCGAGCGCCGTGACAGTGACGGCGAGCCGGTCGAACAACTCGTGACCGACGGCGGCGCGTCCGCGCTCTCGAGTCGCGCGACGGTCCGCGACGCCATCGGCCGCGTCGTGCCGATCGAGCACCGGGAGAACCGCGGTGCCGGCGGCGCGATCAAGACCGGCTACCTCGCCGCGCTCGCGGACGGCGTGGACGCGACGGTCACCGTCGACGCGGACGGCCAGATGGACCTCTCGCAGCTGCCGCGGCTCCTCGACCCGATCGTCGAGGGTGAGGCCGACTACGCGAAGGGCAACCGGCTCCTCTCCCGGGAGTACCGAGCGGCGATGCCGCGCTTCCGCTTTATCGGGAACGCGATCCTGACCTTCCTGACGAAGATCGCGTCGGGCTACTGGAAGACGATGGACCCCCAGAACGGGTACACGGCCATCTCCCACGACGCGCTCGCGGCGATCGATGTCGAGAACCTCTACGAGTACTACGGCTACTGCAACGACCTGCTGGTCAAACTGAACGTCCGCGAGATGCGCGTCGCCGACGTGGCGATGCCGGCCGTCTACGGCGAGGAGGACTCGAGTATCACCTACTCGCAGTACATCCCGAACGTGTCGAGCATGCTGCTTCACGACTTCCTGTGGCGGCTGAAGACGAAGTACCTCGTGTTGGACTTCCACCCGCTCGCGTTCTTCTACCTCGCCGGCGCGGGGCTGGCAGCGACCGGCGTCCTCGCCGCCGGCGTGACGCTGTTCGCGACGCTCTCGACGGTCGGCCCGACGGTACAGGGATCGACGATCCTGCTCCTGCTCGTCGCCGGTGTCGCCTTCCTCCTGTTCGCGATGGTGTTCGACATGGGAGAAAGCGAACACCTCGAGCGACAGGTGCAGTAG